From Apium graveolens cultivar Ventura chromosome 9, ASM990537v1, whole genome shotgun sequence, the proteins below share one genomic window:
- the LOC141683068 gene encoding uncharacterized protein LOC141683068: MLSESDDDEADSEESNLMHFPAHDKASLGEMMQQCIIKAADALLHNSATTAEPSPYINHWGHKHQLALGNKNAKTRTQKLEDTELLICDGCAKPISLVDEIFYECKSCNFFLHRSCALFPEKMEHHLAGNQVDGIFVVREFDELGFILCQSCRILGNGIFLLINKTTIFDIGCASLPRIIKHEGHRHPLNQLKYPDDDLCKPCLSEHASHKEKIMYGCEKCGFYIHVRCALRPHMMKHRWDPHPLYLILFVKNVADHPHAFSCELCSENIDPTTWFYHCNTCDLSFHIHCIDPYYWFSNMKLGATNICCDSHPHPHGLTLVLNKKKRRCSTCGEDATGVPVLECSPCKYVVHNHKCVK, encoded by the exons ATGTTGAG TGAAAGTGACGACGATGAAGCAGATAGTGAAGAGTCCAACTTGATGCACTTTCCGGCACACGATAAAGCATCACTCGGTGAAATGATGCAGCAATGTATCATTAAGGCAGCAGATGCTCTCCTGCATAATTCTGCCACCACTGCAGAACCTTCCCCTTATATCAACCACTGGGGCCATAAACACCAGCTGGCACTCGGAAACAAGAACGCAAAAACAAGAACGCAGAAATTAGAAGATACTGAATTGCTAATTTGCGATGGGTGCGCTAAGCCAATCTCCTTGGTTGATGAAATATTCTATGAATGCAAATCATGCAATTTTTTTCTCCACAGATCATGCGCCCTGTTTCCAGAAAAGATGGAGCATCATCTAGCAGGCAACCAAGTCGATGGAATTTTCGTAGTACGAGAGTTCGATGAACTAGGTTTTATACTATGCCAAAGTTGCCGCATCCTTGGTAATGGGATTTTCTTGTTGATCAATAAAACAACTATATTTGACATCGGGTGTGCTTCATTACCGAGAATAATTAAACATGAAGGTCATCGGCACCCTCTTAACCAATTGAAGTATCCAGACGATGACTTGTGCAAACCATGTTTGTCTGAACATGCATCACATAAAGAAAAGATCATGTATGGATGTGAAAAATGTGGATTCTACATACATGTACGGTGTGCTTTAAGACCACATATGATGAAACATCGATGGGATCCGCATCCTCTCTACTTGATTCTGTTTGTCAAGAATGTAGCTGATCATCCTCACGCATTCAGTTGTGAACTTTGCTCCGAAAATATTGACCCAACGACTTGGTTTTATCACTGCAATACTTGTGATCTATCATTTCATATCCACTGTATTGATCCATATTATTGGTTCTCAAACATGAAGCTTGGTGCTACTAACATTTGTTGTGACTCGCATCCTCACCCGCACGGCCTCACATTGGTTCTAAACAAAAAGAAGCGAAGATGCAGCACATGCGGTGAAGATGCAACCGGCGTGCCAGTTCTCGAGTGTTCACCATGCAAATATGTAGTGCATAATCACAAATGTGTAAAATGA